The Roseibium sp. Sym1 nucleotide sequence TGTGGACAGCCGGAAAGAAGGCAAGACATTCATATATAGCCCTCGGCTGACACGGGATACCTACCAGTCCCGTTCTCTTCGAAACCTGTCGGAAAAACTGTTCGACGGCACACCGGCATCGCTGGTGGCCCGGCTGGTCGACGAATACGAACTCTCGGGGGACGATCTGGAGGAAATTAGAGCGTTGCTGGACAGGAGGAGGACAGATGACGCTACTTGACCAGGTCTTCGATGTTTACATCGATCTGAACATCACGCTGGCCATCACCGCGACGGTGTGGCTGAGCGTCAAGCTTCTGATGGCCCGCTTCGGAAACAAGCTCGACTTTCCCGTCCAGCTCGGTCTCCTGAACGGGCTGTTTGCCTTGATCCTGCTGTCACCGCTTGCGGTGGCGGGTTATCAGCACCTGCTGGCGGCCGAAATGGTTCCGGCGGTCATGTCCGTCAACCTGGCGGATTACGCGGTCTCGCAATATCTTCGGGGCGGCGTTGCCATTCCGGCGGAGGACTTCCAGTTCCTGCTCGGCATGCGCGGCCAGCTCAGCAAGGATGTGCTGACGCTGTCGACCGGGCTCGGTGCCGGCATCGCCCTTGCCCTTCTGGCAGGTCTGGCGTGGTTCAGCGCAAGGCTGGCAATCAGTTTTGTCCGTCTCAACCGGATGCTGGCCTCGTGTCACGACTGGCGCCGGCAGGGCCGCGTGCATCTGCTTCTGTCGGATCATGCGCTCGTGCCGTTTTCCGCGCGTGGCCTCGTGAATCACTACGTGGTCATCCCGTCCGAACTGCTGGGCGAGCCCGACGACCTGAAGCTCGTGCTGAAACACGAGTTCCAGCATCTGCGCCAGGGCGATGTCGCCTGGGAGATCGGCCTGGAACTGCTGCGGCCTCTGTTCTTCTGGAACCCGTTCTTCTATGTCTGGAAATCGGAAGTGGAGCGCCTGCGCGAACTGGCCTGCGACCAGCGTGTGGCTGAAAATGCCCATGTGGATCTCAGGTCCTACTGCATGTGTCTGCTGCGCGCCGCGCAGGCGGGCCTGAAGAAGCGGCAGGACCAGATGACGCGCGGCCGCGCGGTCGGTGTCGCCGCCGTTGCGCTGCTGGAGGTCCAGGACCGGTTCCTGCGCCGCTCCCCGGCCCAGAAACTGCGCCGCCGCGTCGAGGCCCTTCTGGAGACCAACCGGATCCGGCCGCATTGGGGCGTGATGGGACTGGCCGTTGTGCCGATGACCGCGGTGATCTTCCTGACGGCACTGTCCCTGCAGAAGCCCGCGGACTGGAGCTACGACCGCCTGATGCTGTCCACGATCATCAATCTGGAGCGGCTGGAGACGATCAACGGCAATCTGGACAAGATTGAAGCCGTCAGCACCTTCGGTCAGCGTCCGCTGCGCTGACCTTTCCGACCAATCCGACCTTGTCCGGGCGCCTCGAGGCTGTCGTGACACATTAAAGACTGGCATCGTTGGGGGCAGGATCGTTCCTGAACAGGCGGAAAGCGCAAGGAAGTGCAGCGCACTTTCGAGCATTTCCAACGCCTTCAGGGACGATCCTGGACCAACCCCGAAGGGGCCGCCCGGAAATCGGGTCATTTCCGCGTCTCATGTCGTCGAATATGCCCCGCATGTCCGTCCTCCATGCTCCTTGAAATGACCCAGTTTTCGAGCGGCGCTGCCAATCGTTAATGTGTCACTACAGCCTAGGGTCAGGACCCATTAATTTGAGTGAAATGGTAGGGATGAATTTGTTCGGATACGAGGCGCAAAACTGCAGGAAACCGTCCGGTTTCCAAAGATTTGCAACGACGTTGCCGGGCAAATTCACCCTATCCCGGACGGAGGCAAAAACGGCTTCGATCTGCTGCGTCACACCGCTCAACCGGGCAGGAAGCCCGCTTATCGCGCTTTTCCTTGCAGCTCATCGCCGTTTGTTGCGCCATTTCAATCAAATTAATGAGTCCTGACCCTAGCGCCCGGTTTTGTATCCGGCGCTCCTTTCCTGCCTCGATCTTATGCAGCTTGATCTGGCTCAAAGACGCATTGCCGCATCTGGGGGAGCGTGTCCGCACGAGAGAATTTTCACGGGAAGCGTGCCGGATTTCACCGGGTTGTCAAACGACCGTCGTTTCCTTCTAATCGATTTAGCAATGAGAGCGTCGCTCCGGCGACTTCATGAGGGAGATCTCCATGGAGAACGGTCACGAGACCGGGAACGGTGTTGCCGCGCAGGTGTGTGACGTGGCGCCGGTGCCGGATGCTGAACTCGCGGCGATCTGCACGCGGTACGGCTGTGACAAGCACCGCATGCTGGATATCCTGCGGGAGGTGCAGGATCGCTACCGCTGTATCGCGCCTTCGACCATGGACCGGATTGCCGCCGGGACCGGCCTCACCCGGATCGAGGTGGAGGGGGTCGCCAGCTTCTATTCCTTCCTGTCGCTGACACCGAAAGGCCGGGTGACCATCCGCCTGTGCGACGACATCGTCGACCGCTACTCGGGGCTCGAAGCGGTGTCCGCCATCTTTGAAGAGGTGCTCGGTATCCGTATCGGCGAGACGTCCGCCGACGGCGCTTTCTCGCTGGAAGTCACACCCTGCATCGGCATGTGCGACCAGGCGCCCGCCGCCATGGTCAATGACGTGGTGTTGACGAGGCTCACACCCGAAACGGCGCGGGCAGCAGCCGAGGCGCTCAAAGCCGGTGAGGCACCGGAGCGGATCGTGAGCGAGCGTTTTTCCTCCCTGACGCCGCATGAGCGCGCGCTGCACATGGTCGACAACAACATCCGCCATGCCGGCGAAGTGCTGCTCGGACCGGTGCCGGAGGAGGCCGGGCTGAACAACGCCGTGTCGATGACGCCGGCACAGATCATCACCGCTGTCGAGGACAGCGGTCTGCGCGGATGTGGCGGCGCCGGGTTCACGACCGGCCGGAAATGGCGGTTTGCCGCCAGCGAGCGCGCCGAGAAGCATTTCGTCATCTGCAATGCCGATGAGGGCGAGCCGGGCACCTTCAAGGATCGCGTGCTACTGACCGAACGGCCGCACCTGCTGATCGAGGGCATGACCATTGCCGCCCGTGCGGTCGGGGCGCGGGAGGGCATCCTCTACCTGCGCGGCGAATATGTCTATCTGCGCGAGCTCCTTGAGCAGGTTCTGGAAGAGCGGCGGCGTCGCGGTCTGCTCGGCAAAGCGATCCTCGGCGTCAAGGGCTTCGATTTCGACATCCGCCTGCAACTCGGGGCGGGCGCCTATATCTGTGGCGAGGAAGGTGCCTTGATCAGCTCCTGCGAGGGACTGCCGGGCGAACCGAAGACCCGGCCGCCTTTCCCGGTCAATCGCGGCTATCTCGGCTACCCGACGGTGGTCAACAACGTGGAGACCTTCTGCCATGCCGCCCGGATCCTGGACCGGGGCGCGAAGTGGTTCCACGCCATGGGCACGGAAGGTTCGCACGGCACCAAGCTGTTCTCCGTCTGCGGCGACTGCCTCAACCCGGGCATTTACGAGCTTCCCTATGGCCACACGGTGCGCGAGTTGCTGGAGATGGTCGGTGGCGGAGAGGCCGCCGCGGTGCAGGTCGGCGGCCCGAGCGGGACGATGATTGCCCGCGACAGCTTCCACCGCAAACTCACTTTCGACGATCTCGCCACCGGCGGCGCCATCATCATCTTCAACGGCGACCGCAACATTCTCGAGATCGTCGAATATTACATGTCCTTCTTCGTGCATGAGAGCTGCGGTTATTGCACGCCCTGCCGGGTCGGCAATGTGTTCCTGCAAAAGGCGATCCAGAAATTCCGCAAGGGCCTCGCCAATCCGGAGGACATCGACTACCTCAAGGAGCTCTCCGGCACGATCATCGAGACCAGCCGCTGCGGTCTCGGCATGACCTCGCCCAACCCGATCCTGTCGACCCTGAAGAACTTCCCGCTGGTCTACTCGGCGGTTTCCAAGCCGAGCAAGGACGGCATTCGCGACACGTTCGACATCCAGTCGGCCATTGATGGCGCGCGCAAGATCGCCAAGCGCCGCTCCTACATCTTCGACAAGGATTTCACCCAATGAGCGGCACCAAGAAAGAGACTGGCTTCACCTTCACCATCGATGGCATCGAAGTCACCGCCTATGCCGGTCAGACGATCATGGAAGCCGCCGACGAGGCCGGGGTCTATATCCCGCGCCTGTGCGACCACGAGGGCCTGCGCCACCAGGGCAGCTGCCGGGTGTGCACGGTGAAGGCGGGCGGGCGCAGCGTTGCCGCCTGCACCCAGCCGGCGGCACCCGGCCAGGCGGTCGAGAACGAGACCCCGCACCTGACCAAGATGCGCCGGGATCTCGTGGAAATGCTGTTTCACGAGGGCAACCACCTCTGTCCGATCTGCGAGGCCAGCGGCAATTGCGAATTGCAGGCGATGGCCTACCGGCTCGACATGACGGAGGCCACAAAGTTCCCGTATCTGGAGCCGTGCCGGGCGCTGGATGCGTCCCACCCGGACATCGCGCTGGACACGAACCGCTGCATCTCCTGCGGGCGCTGCATCCGCGCCTCCCAGGACGTCGATGGCAAGGGCATCTTCGGCTATGTCGGCCGCGGCATTCACCGGCGTGTCGCCGTCAATGGCGAGAACCTGGCGGACACGGATGCCGAGGTCACGGACCACGCCATCAGCGCGGAGGTCTGCCCGGTCGGCTGCATCATCCGCAAGCGGGTCGGCTTTGCCGTCCCGATCGGCGAGCGCGAGTTCGACAAGGGCCTGATCGGTCATGACATCGAGGAGAAGCGCAAATGAGCGAGCTGCCCAAGGCCCGGATCGCAACCGCCTCCCTTGCCGGCTGTTTTGGCTGCCACATGGCGATCCTCGATATCGACGAGCGGCTGATCGACCTGATGAAACTGGTCGATGTCGACCGTTCGCCGCTGACCGACAAGAAGCGCTTCACCCAGCGCTGCGACATCGGCATCATCGAAGGCGGCTGCTGCAACGAGGAAAACGTGCATGTGCTGCACGACTTCCGGCGCAATTGCGACGTGCTGATCGCGCTCGGCCAATGCGCGATCATGGGCGGGCTGCCGGCGATGCGCAACGCGATCATGCATTCCGACGCACCTCTGCGCGAGTGCCTCGACGAGGCCTACATCACCGGCAAGTATATCCGCAACACGACCCACAACGTGCCCAACGACCCGGCGCTGCCGCTG carries:
- a CDS encoding NADP oxidoreductase, which gives rise to MSELPKARIATASLAGCFGCHMAILDIDERLIDLMKLVDVDRSPLTDKKRFTQRCDIGIIEGGCCNEENVHVLHDFRRNCDVLIALGQCAIMGGLPAMRNAIMHSDAPLRECLDEAYITGKYIRNTTHNVPNDPALPLLLDEVYPCSQVVEIDYQIPGCAPTGDIIFDTLSKLLTGKFRGFERDMIKFD
- a CDS encoding 2Fe-2S iron-sulfur cluster-binding protein — protein: MSGTKKETGFTFTIDGIEVTAYAGQTIMEAADEAGVYIPRLCDHEGLRHQGSCRVCTVKAGGRSVAACTQPAAPGQAVENETPHLTKMRRDLVEMLFHEGNHLCPICEASGNCELQAMAYRLDMTEATKFPYLEPCRALDASHPDIALDTNRCISCGRCIRASQDVDGKGIFGYVGRGIHRRVAVNGENLADTDAEVTDHAISAEVCPVGCIIRKRVGFAVPIGEREFDKGLIGHDIEEKRK
- a CDS encoding BlaI/MecI/CopY family transcriptional regulator, giving the protein MRKRKSNEFLTEVELEFMTELWKLGEGSVRDILATLPPERKLAYTSCATIMRILDEKGFVDSRKEGKTFIYSPRLTRDTYQSRSLRNLSEKLFDGTPASLVARLVDEYELSGDDLEEIRALLDRRRTDDAT
- a CDS encoding NAD(P)H-dependent oxidoreductase subunit E produces the protein MENGHETGNGVAAQVCDVAPVPDAELAAICTRYGCDKHRMLDILREVQDRYRCIAPSTMDRIAAGTGLTRIEVEGVASFYSFLSLTPKGRVTIRLCDDIVDRYSGLEAVSAIFEEVLGIRIGETSADGAFSLEVTPCIGMCDQAPAAMVNDVVLTRLTPETARAAAEALKAGEAPERIVSERFSSLTPHERALHMVDNNIRHAGEVLLGPVPEEAGLNNAVSMTPAQIITAVEDSGLRGCGGAGFTTGRKWRFAASERAEKHFVICNADEGEPGTFKDRVLLTERPHLLIEGMTIAARAVGAREGILYLRGEYVYLRELLEQVLEERRRRGLLGKAILGVKGFDFDIRLQLGAGAYICGEEGALISSCEGLPGEPKTRPPFPVNRGYLGYPTVVNNVETFCHAARILDRGAKWFHAMGTEGSHGTKLFSVCGDCLNPGIYELPYGHTVRELLEMVGGGEAAAVQVGGPSGTMIARDSFHRKLTFDDLATGGAIIIFNGDRNILEIVEYYMSFFVHESCGYCTPCRVGNVFLQKAIQKFRKGLANPEDIDYLKELSGTIIETSRCGLGMTSPNPILSTLKNFPLVYSAVSKPSKDGIRDTFDIQSAIDGARKIAKRRSYIFDKDFTQ
- a CDS encoding M56 family metallopeptidase translates to MTLLDQVFDVYIDLNITLAITATVWLSVKLLMARFGNKLDFPVQLGLLNGLFALILLSPLAVAGYQHLLAAEMVPAVMSVNLADYAVSQYLRGGVAIPAEDFQFLLGMRGQLSKDVLTLSTGLGAGIALALLAGLAWFSARLAISFVRLNRMLASCHDWRRQGRVHLLLSDHALVPFSARGLVNHYVVIPSELLGEPDDLKLVLKHEFQHLRQGDVAWEIGLELLRPLFFWNPFFYVWKSEVERLRELACDQRVAENAHVDLRSYCMCLLRAAQAGLKKRQDQMTRGRAVGVAAVALLEVQDRFLRRSPAQKLRRRVEALLETNRIRPHWGVMGLAVVPMTAVIFLTALSLQKPADWSYDRLMLSTIINLERLETINGNLDKIEAVSTFGQRPLR